The genomic interval GGATTTGGATTAAGAATATCAATCAAACGTTTATGAACCCTCATTTCAAACTGCTCTCTGCTATCTTTATGAATAAAAGAAGATCTATTCACTGTATATTTATGAATTTCAGTAGGTAAAGGAATGGGACCATAAACTTCAACACCATAGCGCTCGACTGTTTCAACAATCTGCCTAGCGCTATTATCAATAACTTTATGATCATAAGCCCGCAACTTAATACGAAGTTTGGACTTAATCTCTTCTTCAACTGCTTTCTTTTTTGTAGCCACGTTTATTTTAAACTTTTAAGTTCCTGCTTTTGATTTACTTAATAATCTTTGTTACTACTCCAGCACCAACAGTTTTACCTCCCTCCCTAATAGCAAATCTTTGCTTTTCTTCAAGAGCAACTGGAGCAATTAATTTAATCTTTAAGGTAACCGTATCTCCTGGCATAACCATTTCTGTCCCTTCTGGCAGAACAACATCACCAGTAACATCAGTGGTTCGAATATAGAATTGAGGCTTATAGCCAGTGAAGAAAGGAGAATGCCTTCCGCCTTCTTCTTTGCTTAAAATATAAACCTCGCCTTCAAATTCAGTATGAGGTGTTATACTGCCTGGCTTAGCCAAAACCTGCCCCCTTTCAACTTCTTCCTTTTTTAAACCCCTAAGCAAAATACCAACATTGTCACCTGCCCTTCCTTCATCCAGCATTTTATTAAACATTTCAACGCTTACTACGACTGTTTTCTGAGTAGGTTTAAAACCAATAAGTTCTACCTCCTCATTTGGATGCACTACACCTCTTTCAATCCTGCCAGTAGCAACAGTTCCTCTTCCAGCAATAGAAAAAACATCCTCAATAGCCATTAAAACTGGCTTATCAATATCCCGGACTGGTTCAGGGAAATAATCATCTACTGCTTTGACTAAATCTAAGATGGGTTTTGCTGCCTCTTCATCAACTGACTTTACCTCTAATGATTTAATAGCTGAACCGCGAATCACTGGAACTTCATCACCAGGAAACTTATATTTCTTTAAAAGCTCCCTTACTTCTGATTCCACTAAATCAATTATTTCAGGGTCGTCTACAGTGTCGCATTTATTTAAAAACACTACTATATTTGATAATCCTACCTGACGGGCAAGTAAAATATGCTCTCTGGTTTGAGGCATAACGCCGTCAGCCGCAGAAACAACCAAAATAGCGCCATCCATCTGCGCGGCTCCGGTAACCATATTCTTAATATAGTCAGCGTGGCCAGGACAATCAATATGGGCATAATGCCTCTTCTCTGTTTCATACTCCAAATGAGAAATATTAATAGTTAAGCCGCGCGCTTTTTCCTCTGGAGCAGAATCAATCTGATCTACTGCTTTTTCTGAGGCCTTGAATCCCTTTAATCTTAAAATGTGCAGTATAGCTGCAGTAAGAGTGGTCTTGCCATGGTCTACATGACCAATGGTGCCAATATTAAGATGAGTTTTTCCTCTTTCAAATTTTTCTTTCTCAGCCATAAATCATTTTAACATCTAAGCATTTTAACATTTTAACATTAATTTTTGTTAATATGTTAACGTGTTAGTATGTTGTTATAAGATTATATTATATATAATATTAAAAATTAAAAAAAAGTCAACCCCCTTTATTGAAAAAAGAGTTAAACCGGCAAATCTTCAATCTTTAATGATTCTTCTGATTGCGGAGTTTTCTCAACTGCCTCTGTATATTCGTTATCGCTCTCTGAATTAAATTCTTGAGCTTCTGGGATTTTTTCTATAGAACTCGGATTTGATTGCCGGGAAGAAATTCTTTCAGAATTCTCCTCTATTATTTTTTTATAATCTTGAAAACTCATCACCATTAGCACTGGCTCTCCATTTTCCACAATAATAAACTTTCCTCCATCAATTTTTATTAAATTTTTGATTTCATCTAAATCCATAATGGTTTTATATTAGCAAACTTCTCCCAAAAAATCAACTTATTTTCTCTTTCCTTCAATGATTTCTTGGGCAATGTTTTCCGGAACTGGCTCATAATGGTCAAATTCCATTGTGAAAGTTCCCCTGCCTTCTGTTAAGGAACGAAGAGAGGTGGCATATCCAAACATTCCAGCCAATGGCACCTTAGTGTTAATAACTTTCATATTTAACCTTTCCTGTGTTTCTTCAATCTTTCCTCGTCTTGAACTTAAATCTCCAATAACTTCTCCTAGGAAATCTTCAGGGATAACTACTTCTAGCTTCATAATCGGCTCAAGAAGCATTGGTTTTGCCCTTTTAGCTCCTTCTTGAAACGCAGTAGAAGCGGCAATTTTAAAAGCTATTTCTGAAGAATCAACTTCATGGAAAGAACCGTCATAAAGGGTAACCGAAACATCTACTACTGGATAGCCGGCTATCACACCTTTATCTACTGCCTCTTTTACTCCTTTTTCTACTGCAGGGATAAACTCTCTTGGAATCGTTCCTCCTTTAATCTCATTAATAAATTCAAAACCTTTTCCTCTTTCTTTCGGAGCTAAACGAAGCCAAACATGGCCATACTGTCCGCGGCCGCCAGACTGCCGAATATATTTGCCTTCTGCTTCTGCTTCCGTCATGATTGTTTCTTTATAAGCAACTTGTGGCCTGCCCATTGCTGCATCAACCTTAAATTCTCTTTTCATTCGGTCGCAAAGTATATCAAGATGCAGTTCGCCCATTCCAGAAATAATCGTTTCCCCTGTTTCTGCATCTGTTTTTATTTTAAAAGTAGGGTCCTCTTCTGATAATTTCTTTAAAGCCAAACTCATCTTTTCCTGATCATCTTTTGTTTTTGGTTCAATCCTAATGCCAATAACCGGCTCTGGAAAGGTAATCTCTTCTAATATAATCGGGCTGGACTCATCGCATAGGGTATGGCCTGTACTCGTGTTTTTTAAACCAACTGTAGCGGCAATATCACCGGCGAAAAGTTCATCAACTTCTTCTCTTTCGGCAGCATGCATTCTTAAAATCCTGCCTAATCGTTCTTTTTCTCCAGTAAAGGTATTTAAAACATAGGAA from Candidatus Parcubacteria bacterium carries:
- the rpsJ gene encoding 30S ribosomal protein S10, yielding MKSKLRIKLRAYDHKVIDNSARQIVETVERYGVEVYGPIPLPTEIHKYTVNRSSFIHKDSREQFEMRVHKRLIDILNPNPKIVDALTSLTLPAGVEIEIKM
- the tuf gene encoding elongation factor Tu, yielding MAEKEKFERGKTHLNIGTIGHVDHGKTTLTAAILHILRLKGFKASEKAVDQIDSAPEEKARGLTINISHLEYETEKRHYAHIDCPGHADYIKNMVTGAAQMDGAILVVSAADGVMPQTREHILLARQVGLSNIVVFLNKCDTVDDPEIIDLVESEVRELLKKYKFPGDEVPVIRGSAIKSLEVKSVDEEAAKPILDLVKAVDDYFPEPVRDIDKPVLMAIEDVFSIAGRGTVATGRIERGVVHPNEEVELIGFKPTQKTVVVSVEMFNKMLDEGRAGDNVGILLRGLKKEEVERGQVLAKPGSITPHTEFEGEVYILSKEEGGRHSPFFTGYKPQFYIRTTDVTGDVVLPEGTEMVMPGDTVTLKIKLIAPVALEEKQRFAIREGGKTVGAGVVTKIIK
- the fusA gene encoding elongation factor G, whose translation is MMRKYPIEKTRDIGIIAHIDAGKTTVSERVLFYTGISHKIGEVHEGEAIMDWMEQERERGITITSAATTCFWLGHRINIIDTPGHIDFTAEVQRSLRVLDGAVVVFDGVAGVEPQSETVWRQADKFKVPRICFINKLDRMGANFEKSFYSIIQKLSPNACAMQIPIGIEDRLEGVIDLLKMKALKFEGDLGEKVVEEEIPDGIKKEAEEWRKKMLEKIAGEDEKLLEKYLAEQEISEQELREVLRRATIDYKLIPVFCGSALKNKGVQQVLDAIIYYLPSPVDIPPIIGKNPKTNEEVERKSDDNEPFTALAFKIATDPYVGTLTYFRVYSGTLKKGSYVLNTFTGEKERLGRILRMHAAEREEVDELFAGDIAATVGLKNTSTGHTLCDESSPIILEEITFPEPVIGIRIEPKTKDDQEKMSLALKKLSEEDPTFKIKTDAETGETIISGMGELHLDILCDRMKREFKVDAAMGRPQVAYKETIMTEAEAEGKYIRQSGGRGQYGHVWLRLAPKERGKGFEFINEIKGGTIPREFIPAVEKGVKEAVDKGVIAGYPVVDVSVTLYDGSFHEVDSSEIAFKIAASTAFQEGAKRAKPMLLEPIMKLEVVIPEDFLGEVIGDLSSRRGKIEETQERLNMKVINTKVPLAGMFGYATSLRSLTEGRGTFTMEFDHYEPVPENIAQEIIEGKRK